The following is a genomic window from Helicobacter sp. NHP19-003.
CAAAGGCGACAGAGCCCAGCTCCTTGGTCCCCTCGTTTAAAATGCCGGCGCTGAGCTTTGAGAGGCCGTATTTGTCCTTGTCCATGATATTACCCCCGCCCATGAACATGAGCTTGATGGTCCCCATGGGCAAAATGCGGTTGTCCTCGTAGATCACGGGGATTTTCACCCCCTTGACTTCAAAATAACGCATCCCCTCACCGACTTGATCCCGTTTGATCACTTGTGCGGATTTTTCATGTGTTTTTATTTTTGTTGGCATGTTCTCTCCCTTATAAGTTCCAAATACCATGAGGAGCAAAGCCACTAGGGCTAAGAGCAAAACATAGCGTACACTGCGGACTTTGCTAGACATGGTAGCGTTTTAAAATTTCATAAGCGGTGTTGCGCTTGGCCGCCTTGCTGCCGATGTCCTCGATCAAGTGCACCATCTCTTGCTCGTTTAAGCAAAAGCTCGTACCCGCCGCTTTGACGACATTTTCCTCCATCATCACACTCCCTAAATCATTAGCCCCAAAGAGCAGGGCTAACTGCCCGATAAACGCCCCCTGTGTTACCCAAGAACTTTGGATATTTCTAACATTATCTAAAAATAACCGACTGCAGGCTAACAAACGCAAATACCGGTTAGAACTTGCCTTCTTGATGTGGGGCATTTCTTGCTGCAGGGGGGTGAAATCGGGTTGAAAACTCCATAAAATGAACGCCCGAAAGCCCCCCGTTTCATCTTGTAAATTGCGCACCCGCTCTAAATGTTCGGCGATGTCCTCATCGGTGTCTGTTGTGCCAAACATCATGGTCGCCGTGCTTTTAATCCCTAGCTTATGCGCCTCTTGATGCACTTCAATCCAGCGATCGGCGCTGAGTTTCTTAGGGGCGATCTTCGCCCTGACCCGGTCGCTTAAAATCTCTGCCCCCGCCCCCGGGATAGAACTTAAGCCCGCCGCCTTTAAACGCTCCAACACTTCTTGTAAAGACAGCCTAGAAACCTTAGCGATGTAGTCGATTTCCACCGCTGAAAAGCCGTGTATGGTGATGGTGGGGAACTTTTGGGCAATGTGGCTGACGAGGTTTTCATAATAGTCAATTTTAAGCTGGGGGTGCACCCCACCTTGAAACAAAATTTGCGTCCCCCCAATGGCGATCAACTCCTCAATTTTGCGATCGATCGTTTCAAAGTCCAAGACATAGGCATCTTTATCCTTGAGGGTGCGCTTGAAGGCACAAAACTTACAATCCACAAAGCAAATGTTCGTGTAATTGATGTTACGATCCACGATGAAAGTCGTGGTGTTTTCTGGGTGCAGTTCTTGCTTTTTGGCCAGTGCCATTTGCCCCAGCTCTTTTAAGGGCTTGTTTGCCATGTAATCTAGTAATTCTACCCTACTTAAACGCATGTGTTCTCCTAAAAACGCGTGCCCATTGAGAAGGCAAAGCGTTGGGTGTAGTCGTGCAAATTGGGGTTAAACCACAAACCCTTTTTGTCGCTCCACTCGTTAAAGAAAGCGATGGGGAAAATCAACACCAAAGGACCCATGGGTGAAACCCACTCAATTTGTAAGCCCGTAGAAGCCCGCCAAGTGCCGTGCTCAAAGCCCGCGCCGGGCACGCCATAATCTTTAAAATCCACATTGGTCGCATAGGTTTGTTGCCAAAAACCTCCGGCTTTGGTGGGGGTTTTAAATGTCAAAAAGCCCCAGTCGAAGAACCACGCCAAGCGCATTTTGGCCGCCTTTAAAAGCCCATAACTAAGCTCCACCGAGCCCGTGTAGAGCCCATCGCCCCCCACCCACATCCCTAAGTTGGTTTTGGGCGTGATCGAGCTGTTTCTAAAGCCTCTAATGGTGGTTACACCCCCCATATAGAACACAGAGTTGAGGGGCAAATAATCCTCCGTGTTGTAGCGGAAGATGTAACCCCCCTGTGTTTTAAAGCGGGCGATCAAGTCTACAAGCAAGTACTTTTTAAGATCCTTATAGGCGGCAAATTTGCCATAAATTTTGGTGTTGCGGACATTCCCGCCCAGCCCGTTCCACGAATTGAGGGGGTGGTCTGAGGGCAAGCCAGACATGGTGGTGTAGTTGCTGAAAGTGAAGCCATTTCTGGGAAAGTAATAGTCGTCTGTGTTGTCAAAACGCGTGCTGAGCGTGAACGAGCTCGTGCTGGGAGTGTTGTAATTGCGGTCCCACAAGCCGTGCAAGACCTGGCCATCAGGCCCTTTAAAGGGCACGCCATCAAAGGTGATCACGGTGTTTTGACTGCTGTAAAACATTTCATACAAGGGGCTAGAGAAACCGAGGATTTTATTGATGCTGTAGTTGTAGCCTAAGTTCATGCTAAAGGTGTTGGTGAGCATGCGCCCTGCGCTGATGCTAAAGCCTCCACCTTGTTGGATGTAGTTATAGTTAATGATGTATTCGGCAAAAACGCTGATAGACGAGCTGTATTTGCTGTCAAAAATACGGGGGTTTCTTAAGGTGAGGTTGCCCGAGAACATCCGGCCACTGCCACGAATGCCATAGTTTCGATTGCCTCCCCCTGTGGAGATGTTGGCGTATAAGCTCATGCTCTGGCCTGTGCCAAAGAGGTTTTTCTCGCTCACGCTGCCATTGAGCATGAGCCCCCCATAGCTGCCATAACCTAGCCCAAATTGCAACTGCCCCGTGCGCCCCTCCTCGACATTCACCAACAAGTCCATCAGCTGGCTATTGACCCGGCGTTCTTCGATTTTTACCTTAGAAAAGAAGCCCAAGCGGCGCAACGCACTTTCAGAGCTGGCGACTTTAGTGAGGCTGTAGCGCTCTTTGGGGCTGAGCCACACCTCACGGCGGATCACCCGGTCACTGGTGCGCTGGTTGCCCGAGATGATGATGTCGTTGATGTAGACCATATCCCCCGTTTCAATGTGGTAGATCACCTTCACTTTGCCGTGTTTTTCATCCTTGTCTAGGTCGGGCTTGACCACTGCAAAGGCATAACCCTGGTCGGCAATCTCTCTTTTTAAAATTTGGGCATCCGCACGCATGTGTTCAATGTTAAACACATCCCCTTTGTGGATTTTGATGGATTTTAAAAGTTTGGCCATGGGCACAACTTGTTTATTGATTTTAATGTCAATGCCTGAAATGCGGTATTGAATCCCCTCTTTGACTTTATAGTACAACTTGGCTTTGTGTGTGCCAAAGTTCGTATTCAAGAAAGGGGCGGACACATTGACATCCAAAAACCCATTGCGCAAGTAGACATCTTGGATGCGCATGGAGTCGTACTCCAATTCGTTCAAGTGTAATTTACCCGAGTTCAAGCCCCACATCCACCCCATGAAGTCGCGCTGTTTATTCGCACTCAAGGATTCGACTAGGCGCGGTTTGAGTTGTTTACGCCCCTCATAGACGGACTTTGTGATGTAGATATTGTTCCCACGGTTCACATCAAAGATGATCCGATATGCCCCCTCGCCGGCTAGGTTCTCTGTGCGGGCTTCCACCACGCTTCCGTAGTAACCCTGTTGCTCTAGGGCGGTTTTTAAAATGTACTTGGCGTTGTCTAGCTTGGTTTCATCGTAGGTGTCGCCCTTTTTAATCCCCATCTGGTTATAAAGATTTTCCTTCTCTTTTTCGGTCCCATAGCCTTTAATCTCAATGCCAGCAATGCGGGGCTTTTCTTTGAAGTGGAAGACTAATTTGCCCTTTTTAAAAGTGGCATAAACATCTTCAAAGTAACCCTGATTGTAGAGAGCCAAGATGGCATCGTCCACCGCTTTGATGTCCAAAACATCGTTGACTCTAATCTTAACAATCTCGTTAGCGAGCATATCCGACATATAAGACAGGTTTTTATACTCGATGCGAGTGATCCTCTCCTCAGCGGCATCTAAGGGTAAAAAAAATTGACCGAGCCAAACTAGGCAAACTGTGAAAAACTTTTTAATGTGGAATCCTTGCACTTGGCCTTTACAACCCGCACATTATACCCAAAAATAATATTTAGTAAACAAAAAATTAATAAAAATCCACATTTTTCACCAAGCTTGGATTTGGTTATACAAACTATCCCTTTCAATGGCTTGAAAACGCGCGTCCTTGATTTGGTAAATCAAATCCTCTTTGCCCACCCCTTTTTTGCTCTTGGCCCCCCCGGCAGATTGGATCATCTCCACCTCGATCGTGCCGTCCAAATCGTCCGCTCCAAACTCTTGCGCTACTAGGGCTAAGTTTAGCCCCAAAGTCGCCCAGTAAGCTTTGATGTGGGGGATGTTTGGAAGGACTATACGGGCAATGGCAATGGTCTTTAAAATCTCCACCGCGCTCGGGCTTTTTTCCACCTTTAAAAAGTTGTTGTCTTTTTGATAGAGCAAGGGGATAAAAGCGTTAAAGCCCCCCGCTTTGGCCTCCACTTTATCTTGTGGGCTTTGGGCGTGCTTTAAGCGTAGCATGTGATCTAGGCGGTTTTCTCTGCTCTCCACATGCCCAAAGAGCATGGTCGCATTGCTCATCTTGCCCAAAGAGTGCCAATATTGGTGGATCTCAAGCCACCGAGTCGAGCTGACCTTGCCCGCACAAATGTGCTTTCTCACCTTTTCATCAAAAATCTCCGCTCCCCCCCCGGGCATGCTATCTACCCCGGCATCTAGCATGTCCTCTAATACCTCTTGGTAGGGCTTGTTAAATTTCGTGCTTAAAAAATGCACCTCCGCCGCTGTCATCGCCTTTAAGTGCAAATCCTTAAATTCTGCCTTGATCGCCTTAAACAGCTCAAAATACCACGCATAGCTGTAATGTGGGTTGTGCGCACTCACCACATGCACCTCTTTAATGCCCCGTGCATAAGAGTCAGAAATTTGCTCTAAAATCTGCGCTTGGGTCATTTCGTAGGGGTTGGGGTTCTTGCGGCTGGCTGAAAAGGCGCAAAACTTACAACTATCCGTGCAAATATTGCTTGGGTTGATGTGGCGGTTGGTGTTGAAAAAGACTTTATCTTGGTGCATTTGCGTGCGAATCGCATGCGCCTCTTTGGCTAACACAAATAAATCGTAATCGTAAAGCTTGGCTAACGCACTCGCCTCATGGCACTGCCCACTTAGGGCTTGTTCTAATAAATCCATCGTTTTAATCCTCTATTTTGGGTTATCCCCCCGTTTTGTAAAAAGCCCGCTCGGACACTTGGTTTTGCGTGCCCGGTTGCCATAAATTCTTTTCGGGCTTGTTGTGCACGCTTTGGTGCAGGGCTTGGCGCATTAAGGTGGGGTTAGCTTGTAAAATCGCGCTCTTGGCACTCACGCTGTCTTGATAATACAGGCAGGGGAAAATTGTGCCATCGGCGCTCAGGCGGATTTTATTGCAGTGCTTGCAAAAGTCGTCGTTGTGCGGGGCGATGATCCCAAACTCATAGCCATCCTCTAGGGCGTAAATTTTAGACGGGCTCACCCCCTCGCTTTTGAGGCATAGATTGGGGTATTTTTGGCGCACCACCTCTAAAATCTGCGCCTCGCTAAGTCCTTTTAGTTGGCTGTTGGCGTGCGTGTTCTCCATGAACTCGATGAAGCGGATTTGGGCGTTTTTACCCCGTGCAAACTCCAACAACTCTAAAATTTCATCCTCATTGATGCCTTTAAGCACGACCATATTAAACTTCAGCCCCAAACCCACTTTCAACGCCGCATTAATCCCCTCTAAAACCGCCCCCAAGCCGTCCTTTTGCGAGATTTTGGCGACCCTCTCAGGTTTGAGCGAATCTAGCGATACATTGACCCGCTCTAGGCCCGCCTCTTTTAGTTGCGCTGCCTGTGCCTTTAGCAAAAACCCATTCGTGGTTAAAGCCAACTTCACATGCGGGGCGTAGGCGTGGATTTTAGCGATAAAGGGGGCTAAATCCTTGCAAATCAAGGGCTCTCCACCCGTGATTCTGATTTTACTCACCCCCTCATCAATGGCAATCTTAATAAACTCGAGCATTTTATCAAGGGGCAAAACCTCTTCGCTCCCCACAAAGTCCATCGGTGTGGTGGGCATGCAATACTGACAGCGAAAATTGCACTGCTTGGTTACAGACACCCGCAAGTAGTCAATTTGGCGCGCAAAGGTATCCACAAGCATGAACTTCTCCACTTTTTAGGCTAGATGAGTAAAATAGCAAATCTATTGACAATTTGGGCTGAAACAAAGACATTTAACGACACAAGACATGGTGGGTTTAAAGGCAGATATGGGCGTGGAGCTTTCTTTTCTTAAAAATGTGGCAAGTGGCTATGCAAAGTTAAAAGCGCATTACGAGGTGATCAACAGAGATTTATCCCATGCCAGCTCAAGGGACGACATTTGTACCCCCATGGCGTGTGTGGAGCGCATGCTAGATTACTTGCCCCAAGAGCTTTGGGAGAGAAAGGGGCTTAAAATCCTCGATCCTTGCGTGGGCAATGGGAATTTTGCCGCCTACGCTCAGTGTAAAACCAGCCTAGACAATATCCATTGCAACGAACTTTCCAAACAAAGGTTTTTGAATTGTATAGACATCTTAAACCCCAAGCACATCACCAATCAAAACTTTTTTGACATCAACACCCCCCACACCTACGACCTCATCATGGCAAACCCCCCTTACTCAGGTGGGGGCAATAAAAACCGTAGCCTCTCTAATCGGTTTATAGAACATGCGATCGATTTATTGAAAGATCAAGGTTTCTTGTGTTTTGTAACGCCGACTAATTGGATGAGCTACAACAATAACAACATGACACTCAAGAAACTCCTTAGCTGTGGGAGCTTTTTAGTGCTCGACAACGATGTGAAAAAGCATTTCAAGGGCATCGGCTCGTCCTTTGTGGTGTTTGTGTGGCAAAAGGGGGTGTTTGGCAAAGAAACTTTGGTGAAAAATGCCTTTTTACAAAAAGACAGCCAAAGAGTGCAAATCCCTACAGACTTGCCCTTTTTGCCCCTGTACCTTTCAAATGAGATCATCAGCCTAGTTCAAAAGTGCCTAAGCACAGAGGAAAACAACGCCTTTGCCTATAGGTGCGATCTGCATAACTTCACCCAAAAGGACAAATTGAGCGACACCCCCGATGCGATTTTCCAATACGAAACGATCCACACCCCCAAAAAAACCCGTTACGCCACCATCAAGCAAGACATTTACGACAAGTGGATCATCATCATCCCCCTATCCACCTATTTTTTACCCTACATCAAGCACCACGCCAACACCACGCAATCCGTGGGCTACATCGCCTTTGAGAGCCAAGCAGAAGCGCAAAATTACATGGCGTTTTTAAAACAACCCCACATCAAACTTTTAATCCACCTCACAAGGTATGGCAACTTCAACAACATCAAGGTCTTAAAACACCTGAGCTTTGCCAAACAAATGGACTTCACACGAGCAGAGCTTGAAACCATCCACACCCTTTGCCAACACATCAAATACTAATTGTTGGCATCCACTTGGATATTGGCGAGGGGTTTATGGTTGAATTGTTCTATGAATTTTTTAACCATAATGTCTTCAATGGCTAAGGATTTAGGCGAAGGAAAGGGGGCTGACTCGACCCCATGCCATACAATTGTGTAGGGATCATCGCTACAATCGCAAAGGTAGAGTTTAAAGGGCAAACGGGTGGCGACCATCGATTGTGTGATTTTAATATTTGTGGTGCTTGCGGTGCGCCAATTATAAACGGTGCCACAATTATAAGAGCCCAACCTTTCCTTAAAAGTCTTTCTTGTCTGCCCTATTTTAATGATATGCTCTTTGTCTTCAAGGGGGCAAGTGATTAAATAAGCGACCCCGCTAGATTGGTTAAAAATCCTTTGGGCTTCATCGCTCGTAAAATTGATTGCCTTGATTTTCTCATTTGTGCGCCGATTGCCTATGATTGTCATAGGCTCGGCTTTGAGTTGGCAGATATAGATAAAGTCGTTTTTACCCGTAAAAGAAAATTCTTGTAAGGTGGGTTGTTGTTGGATTTCATGGATCGTGAAGGGCTGATCGTTTTGATTTTTTAACGCATACAAGACACCTAAAGCCTTGATATACGCCGCCTCACGCTTTGAAACTACACCCCATTTACACAAGTGCATAAAGTCTTTAACGCTTCTAAAGTCGGTTTATCGCCCTGTGCCATTAATGCCCCCCAAACTTCTTAGACTTTTTAGGCTAAATGGGTAAAATAGCAAATCCATTGACAATTTGGGCTGAAATGCCGCCATTTAAAACCCTTTAAGGACATTGATGACAAACCCCATGTCTTTTACGGATTTTTTAGCCACTCTACAAAAGACCAACCGCACGCTTGGCTTTTTCGTGGATTGGCAAAAAGTCTTGAACAACCGCCAAAAAATCCGCCTTTATGCCAAACACCTAAACACCCTTTTAGGAGTCAGCGCGCCAGACTTGCCCACCAAAGTGGCGCAAATTTTTCAAGACCACCAAGAAGCCTTTAGCCTTTTGCCCTCACTACTTGCCATTAGAAACCCCAAAGAACTTGTCAAAGGGGGGGTTTTGCAAGACTATTTACAAAGCCCAAAGGGCATTTGCACACTCCTACAAGAGAGCGGACTTTTAGAAATCTTTAGCGCACGCCAAATCACAGACCTAAACGATGTGATCTTTGGGATTGAGGTGGGCTTAGACAGTAACGCGCGTAAAAACCGCAGCGGGGCGTTGATGGAGCAACACCTAGAAAACGCCTTTCAACAAGCCAAGCTTCATTTTAAAGCACAGGTGAGCGTTACAGAGTTTAAGGACTTGCACGGTAGCTTTGGCAACGACATTAAGAAGTTTGATTTTGTGATCTATGGCAACCAAACGACCTACTTCATTGAACGCAATTTTTACAGCAGCGGGGGGAGCAAATTGAACGAAGTCGCAAGGGCGTATCAAGAGCTTGCCCCCCGTTTTGCCAAGCACCCCCATAAAGAATTTATTTGGATCACAGATGGGCAAGGGTGGCTTGAGGCTAAAAATAAACTCCAAGAAGCCTATAAAAGTGTGCGGGTTTATAACCTAAGCCAGCTAGGCACTCTCTTAAATGAGCTAAGCCATGCCTAATTTAGCCTTCGCCAGCTCTGATCAAAAATTTAAACTCTACCACGCCGATTGCAAGGAGGTCTTGCCCCATTTTAAAGAGAGCGTGGATTTGATCTTTGCCGATCCGCCTTATTTTCTCTCCAATGGAGGGCTTAGTATCCAAAACGGACAGATCGTGAGCGTCAATAAGGGGAGTGGGACAAAAGCCAAGGGCTAGAGCACATGCACGCCTTTAATGTGGAGTGGCTCAGCCTTGCTAAAGATGCCCTAAAGCCCACAGGTTCGCTATTCATCAGCGCCACTTACCACAATCTCTTTTCTTTGGGGCTCGCCTTGCAATCTCTAGGCTTTAAACTCTTAAACATCATCACATGGCATAAGAGCAACCCCCCGCCTAATTTTTCTTGCCGTACTTTGGTGCATGCCAGCGAGCAAATCTTATGGGCACGCAAAAGCCCCAAACACGCCCACATTTTCAACTACCAGTGCATGAAGGCGCTCA
Proteins encoded in this region:
- the mqnE gene encoding aminofutalosine synthase MqnE, giving the protein MDLLEQALSGQCHEASALAKLYDYDLFVLAKEAHAIRTQMHQDKVFFNTNRHINPSNICTDSCKFCAFSASRKNPNPYEMTQAQILEQISDSYARGIKEVHVVSAHNPHYSYAWYFELFKAIKAEFKDLHLKAMTAAEVHFLSTKFNKPYQEVLEDMLDAGVDSMPGGGAEIFDEKVRKHICAGKVSSTRWLEIHQYWHSLGKMSNATMLFGHVESRENRLDHMLRLKHAQSPQDKVEAKAGGFNAFIPLLYQKDNNFLKVEKSPSAVEILKTIAIARIVLPNIPHIKAYWATLGLNLALVAQEFGADDLDGTIEVEMIQSAGGAKSKKGVGKEDLIYQIKDARFQAIERDSLYNQIQAW
- the bamA gene encoding outer membrane protein assembly factor BamA; translated protein: MSDMLANEIVKIRVNDVLDIKAVDDAILALYNQGYFEDVYATFKKGKLVFHFKEKPRIAGIEIKGYGTEKEKENLYNQMGIKKGDTYDETKLDNAKYILKTALEQQGYYGSVVEARTENLAGEGAYRIIFDVNRGNNIYITKSVYEGRKQLKPRLVESLSANKQRDFMGWMWGLNSGKLHLNELEYDSMRIQDVYLRNGFLDVNVSAPFLNTNFGTHKAKLYYKVKEGIQYRISGIDIKINKQVVPMAKLLKSIKIHKGDVFNIEHMRADAQILKREIADQGYAFAVVKPDLDKDEKHGKVKVIYHIETGDMVYINDIIISGNQRTSDRVIRREVWLSPKERYSLTKVASSESALRRLGFFSKVKIEERRVNSQLMDLLVNVEEGRTGQLQFGLGYGSYGGLMLNGSVSEKNLFGTGQSMSLYANISTGGGNRNYGIRGSGRMFSGNLTLRNPRIFDSKYSSSISVFAEYIINYNYIQQGGGFSISAGRMLTNTFSMNLGYNYSINKILGFSSPLYEMFYSSQNTVITFDGVPFKGPDGQVLHGLWDRNYNTPSTSSFTLSTRFDNTDDYYFPRNGFTFSNYTTMSGLPSDHPLNSWNGLGGNVRNTKIYGKFAAYKDLKKYLLVDLIARFKTQGGYIFRYNTEDYLPLNSVFYMGGVTTIRGFRNSSITPKTNLGMWVGGDGLYTGSVELSYGLLKAAKMRLAWFFDWGFLTFKTPTKAGGFWQQTYATNVDFKDYGVPGAGFEHGTWRASTGLQIEWVSPMGPLVLIFPIAFFNEWSDKKGLWFNPNLHDYTQRFAFSMGTRF
- the moaA gene encoding GTP 3',8-cyclase MoaA, producing MLVDTFARQIDYLRVSVTKQCNFRCQYCMPTTPMDFVGSEEVLPLDKMLEFIKIAIDEGVSKIRITGGEPLICKDLAPFIAKIHAYAPHVKLALTTNGFLLKAQAAQLKEAGLERVNVSLDSLKPERVAKISQKDGLGAVLEGINAALKVGLGLKFNMVVLKGINEDEILELLEFARGKNAQIRFIEFMENTHANSQLKGLSEAQILEVVRQKYPNLCLKSEGVSPSKIYALEDGYEFGIIAPHNDDFCKHCNKIRLSADGTIFPCLYYQDSVSAKSAILQANPTLMRQALHQSVHNKPEKNLWQPGTQNQVSERAFYKTGG
- a CDS encoding dehypoxanthine futalosine cyclase, producing the protein MRLSRVELLDYMANKPLKELGQMALAKKQELHPENTTTFIVDRNINYTNICFVDCKFCAFKRTLKDKDAYVLDFETIDRKIEELIAIGGTQILFQGGVHPQLKIDYYENLVSHIAQKFPTITIHGFSAVEIDYIAKVSRLSLQEVLERLKAAGLSSIPGAGAEILSDRVRAKIAPKKLSADRWIEVHQEAHKLGIKSTATMMFGTTDTDEDIAEHLERVRNLQDETGGFRAFILWSFQPDFTPLQQEMPHIKKASSNRYLRLLACSRLFLDNVRNIQSSWVTQGAFIGQLALLFGANDLGSVMMEENVVKAAGTSFCLNEQEMVHLIEDIGSKAAKRNTAYEILKRYHV
- a CDS encoding Eco57I restriction-modification methylase domain-containing protein translates to MVGLKADMGVELSFLKNVASGYAKLKAHYEVINRDLSHASSRDDICTPMACVERMLDYLPQELWERKGLKILDPCVGNGNFAAYAQCKTSLDNIHCNELSKQRFLNCIDILNPKHITNQNFFDINTPHTYDLIMANPPYSGGGNKNRSLSNRFIEHAIDLLKDQGFLCFVTPTNWMSYNNNNMTLKKLLSCGSFLVLDNDVKKHFKGIGSSFVVFVWQKGVFGKETLVKNAFLQKDSQRVQIPTDLPFLPLYLSNEIISLVQKCLSTEENNAFAYRCDLHNFTQKDKLSDTPDAIFQYETIHTPKKTRYATIKQDIYDKWIIIIPLSTYFLPYIKHHANTTQSVGYIAFESQAEAQNYMAFLKQPHIKLLIHLTRYGNFNNIKVLKHLSFAKQMDFTRAELETIHTLCQHIKY
- a CDS encoding type II restriction endonuclease; this encodes MTNPMSFTDFLATLQKTNRTLGFFVDWQKVLNNRQKIRLYAKHLNTLLGVSAPDLPTKVAQIFQDHQEAFSLLPSLLAIRNPKELVKGGVLQDYLQSPKGICTLLQESGLLEIFSARQITDLNDVIFGIEVGLDSNARKNRSGALMEQHLENAFQQAKLHFKAQVSVTEFKDLHGSFGNDIKKFDFVIYGNQTTYFIERNFYSSGGSKLNEVARAYQELAPRFAKHPHKEFIWITDGQGWLEAKNKLQEAYKSVRVYNLSQLGTLLNELSHA